One part of the Malus sylvestris chromosome 2, drMalSylv7.2, whole genome shotgun sequence genome encodes these proteins:
- the LOC126608380 gene encoding E3 ubiquitin-protein ligase ATL4-like, with translation MVSSLLAFAPMGFFVIDDASSSALILSHVLYKAAFVIALMRWVVFWALRLRQTLSSSSASASSAAEQGFDFLQAEYDKESCSRSTSASTQLIRDGLIQTTFEEVTRRRGNYGSNGGGDCDTCAVCLSQLEMGDEVREMRNCCHVFHTECIDRWLEYNDRHHHHHDEDNHKTCPLCRTPLLTSSQIQSLSWDHSRSQPSWAVERLLYLFGDDLVL, from the coding sequence ATGGTTTCTTCGCTGCTCGCATTTGCTCCGATGGGTTTCTTCGTCATCGACGACGCGTCCTCATCGGCCTTGATACTGAGCCACGTACTGTACAAAGCGGCCTTTGTAATTGCTTTGATGAGATGGGTTGTGTTCTGGGCGCTCAGACTCAGGCAAacactctcctcctcctccgcctccgCTTCCTCAGCCGCCGAGCAGGGTTTTGATTTCCTACAGGCGGAGTACGATAAAGAATCTTGCTCCCGTTCCACCTCTGCTTCTACCCAATTGATCAGGGACGGTCTGATTCAGACCACCTTCGAGGAAGTCACAAGGCGGAGAGGGAATTACGGAAGCAACGGCGGCGGCGACTGCGACACGTGCGCGGTGTGCTTGAGCCAGCTGGAGATGGGGGACGAGGTGAGGGAGATGCGGAACTGCTGCCACGTGTTCCACACCGAGTGCATTGACAGGTGGCTGGAGTACAATGATcgtcatcatcaccatcacgaCGAGGACAATCACAAGACTTGCCCGCTCTGCAGGACTCCATTGCTGACGTCATCGCAGATACAGAGCCTGAGCTGGGATCACAGCAGATCGCAGCCCAGCTGGGCTGTTGAGAGACTGCTCTACCTTTTCGGGGATGATCTGGTGTTGTGA
- the LOC126608390 gene encoding vacuolar protein sorting-associated protein 27-like: MEPPSFQEAPRCDVCKCSFNAFRRRHHCRSCGRTLCHEHSANQMALPQFGIYSPVRVCSECFNDCSRTTKGDGQASSDGVDGVTASVSRLDIDADVDSKAEPTVQYQPVSANSDCKCGMPLCICEAPAPSVDAAPLQSKTISTSAPRPTPKPKKTETTLKPKASTSNSKQSSVFNLGQANNGISDKTQTDYEASGEGMREAIKNSDVAAVKKLLSEGVDANYHDKQGLSLLHLAAVFNQTDIVFALMDGGARLDYKNAQGETPLDCAPATLQYKMRQKMEEDKRA; encoded by the exons ATGGAGCCTCCTTCTTTCCAAGAAGCTCCGCGCTGCGACGTCTGCAAATGCAGCTTCAACGCTTTCAGGCGACGG CATCATTGCCGATCATGTGGGCGGACATTGTGCCACGAACACTCGGCAAACCAAATG GCTTTACCACAGTTTGGCATTTATTCACCCGTTAGAGTTTGCAGTGAATGTTTCAATGACTGCTCTCG AACTACCAAAGGTGACGGACAAGCTTCTTCAGATGGAGTTGATGGTGTAACAGCTTCAGTTTCTAGATTGGACATTGATGCAGATGTAGATTCAAAGGCTGAACCAACTGTACAGTATCAGCCTGTGTCAGCCAATTCAGACTGCAAGTGTGGAATGCCTTTATGTATTTGTGAAGCGCCAGCGCCATCCGTGGATGCAGCTCCCTTACAG AGCAAAACCATATCCACCTCTGCCCCTCGGCCGACTCCAAAACCGAAGAAGACAGAAACTACTTTAAAACCCAAAGCTTCCACGTCTAATAGCAAGCAGAG TTCTGTCTTCAATCTTGGCCAAGCAAACAATGGAATTTCTGATAAAACCCAGACAGATTATGAAGCCAGTGGGGAG GGTATGAGAGAAGCTATAAAGAATAGTGACGTTGCTGCCGTCAAGAAGCTTCTGAGTGAG GGTGTTGATGCGAATTACCATGACAAGCAAGGACTTTCTTTGCTACATTTA GCAGCAGTCTTCAATCAGACTGATATAGTTTTTGCCCTCATGGACGGTGGAGCACGCCTGGACTACAAGAATGCACAGG GGGAAACACCATTGGACTGTGCTCCCGCCACGCTCCAGTACAAAATGCGACAGAAGATGGAAGAAGATAAAAGAGCGTGA
- the LOC126608406 gene encoding protein TIFY 3B-like, whose translation MEEKAEVGCDVKVKLSEMEEEMVAQNKPNQTEDDLQNTRKVPSALNITGPAPAQLTIFYAGSVSVFDAITAEKVRELMLIAAAAAADKKTSDVKNSATSCPPSPLIRTGSSTLQNSSTSPGSPVVQPYPEQNSSICKLQAEFPIARRHSLQRFLEKRRDRMVSNSPYPTSPATPKDDNAKTIQSDNASPGVGCFKQSAMVQEETQPSSVA comes from the exons atggaGGAAAAAGCAGAAGTTGGTTGCGATGTGAAGGTGAAGCTTTCAGAGATGGAAGAAGAAATGGTTGCCCAAAACAAGCCAAACCAGACGGAGGATGATCTGCAGAACACCAG GAAAGTACCATCTGCACTAAACATTACCGGTCCTGCTCCGGCTCAGCTCACCATCTTCTACGCTGGGAGCGTTAGCGTGTTTGACGCCATTACTGCAGAAAAG GTTCGGGAACTTATGCTTATTGCGGCCGCCGCTGCTGCTGATAAGAAGACGAGTGATGTGAAGAACAGCGCGACAAGCTGTCCTCCAAGTCCACTGATTCGTACAGGATCATCTACGCTGCAGAACTCTTCTACTTCTCCTGGTTCACCAGTGGTCCAGCCCTACCCTGAGCAGAATAGTTCCATTTGCAAATTGCAAGCTG AATTTCCCATTGCAAGGAGACACTCTCTTCAGCGTTTCCTGGAGAAGCGACGGGACAG GATGGTCAGCAACAGTCCATATCCTACTTCGCCAGCAACGCCGAAGGACGACAATGCAAAAACTATCCAGAGCGATAACGCTTCTCCGGGTGTGGGTTGCTTCAAACAATCCGCCATGGTTCAGGAAGAAACTCAACCAAGTTCTGTTGCCTAG
- the LOC126608399 gene encoding protein FATTY ACID EXPORT 2, chloroplastic-like codes for MADLCVSQSSLFLLRPKIGAFHNTAISLPLACGGARRLQHNNNLTFHGFRASRGLRLGVVSDTKTSTVFTVDSGTKDIGIEPVAGGGDGGGDFGGRGGGGGGGGGGGGDNSQGKGEGEEGPEESKKKGMSMSQKLTLGYAALVGVGGLMGFLKSGSQKSLLAGGISSALLFYVSTELPVRPVFASSIGLGLSAALLAVMGSRFKKSGKIFPAGVVSLVSLVMTGGYLHGILRSAH; via the exons ATGGCAGATTTGTGCGTTTCCCAGTCTTCCCTTTTCCTCCTACGCCCCAAAATCGGAGCTTTCCACAACACCGCCATTTCTCTTCCCCTTGCCTGCGGCGGAGCTCGGCGCCTGCAACACAACAACAATCTCACCTTTCACGGATTCAGAGCTTCTCGCGGTTTGAGGCTTGGAGTGGTTTCCGACACTAAAACTTCCACCGTATTCACTGTTGATTCGGGAACCAAGGATATCGGTATCGAACCGGTTGCCGGCGGCGGAGACGGTGGGGGTGATTTTGGCGGTAGGGGAGGAGGCGGCGGAGGCGGTGGAGGCGGTGGAGGTGATAATAGTCAGGGTAAAGGGGAGGGCGAGGAGGGTCCTGAAGAGAGCAAGAAGAAAGGGATGTCGATGTCTCAGAAACTAACCCTAGGATATGCTGCTCTTGTTGGAG TGGGTGGCCTTATGGGCTTTTTGAAGAGTGGCAGCCAGAAGTCACTGTTGGCAGGGGGAATATCATCGGCCTTACTGTTTTATGTTTCTACTGAGCTTCCCGTAAGACCAGTTTTTGCATCATCTATTGGGCTTG GGTTGTCTGCTGCCCTCCTGGCTGTGATGGGATCTCGTTTCAAGAAGTCAGGGAAGATCTTTCCAGCCGGCGTTGTCTCTCTTGTGTCGCTTGTAATGACCGGTGGCTACTTACATGGAATTCTACGCAGTGCGCACTGA
- the LOC126608419 gene encoding N-acylphosphatidylethanolamine synthase-like isoform X2, whose amino-acid sequence MGRRIMEWAARSDYMGGIPRKMVLTAVGGLAKAVVSLFNSTTVHNADTLLRLVRSRPNGVPLVTVSNHMSTMDDPFLWAFKGFPITDANLSRGGICFYVVIWSGKCIPITRGGGIYQEHMNEALERLSEGSWLHTFPEGKVYQEDAPIRRLKWGTASLIARAPVNPIVLPIVHTGFEQVMPDKFHRGKRPPFPLWNKDIKIIVGEPMDLDLPEMRQMATSLSRNTSHSTLGWPSSCPGGLDEAAQKHLYSAISEKIQNVMERLRIFAKSFSKSRDQNLC is encoded by the exons ATGGGTCGAAGAATCATGGAATGGGCTGCCCGGTCCGATTACATGGGCGGCATTCCGAGGAAGATGGTGTTAACGGCGGTTGGGGGTCTGGCGAAGGCCGTCGTCTCCCTCTTCAACTCCACCACCGTCCACAATGCCGACACACTTCTCCGTCTGGTCCGGTCTCGGCCTAATGGGGTCCCACTCGTGACTGTCAGCAACCACATGTCCACCATGGACGACCCCTTTTTGTGGGCTTTCAAGGGGTTCCCCATCACTGATGCGAATTTGTCGAG AGGTGGGATTTGTTTTTATGTGGTGATTTGGTCAGGAAAGTGCATTCCGATTACGCGGGGTGGCGGCATTTATCAAGAACATATGAATGAAGCTCTTGAGAGGTTGAGTGAAGGTTCATGG TTGCATACATTTCCAGAAGGAAAAGTGTACCAGGAAGATGCACCTATAAGACGATTGAAGTGGGGGACCGCTAGTCTCATTGCTCGTGCTCCTGTAAACCCTATAGTTTTGCCAATTGTGCATACTGGATTTGAACag GTGATGCCTGATAAGTTTCATCGTGGTAAAAGGCCTCCGTTTCCGTTATGGAATAAGGACATTAAGATAATAGTTGGCGAGCCAATGGACTTGGACCTTCCTGAAATGAGGCAGATGGCAACCTCTCTGTCTCGTAATACTTCACATTCTACGTTAGGATGGCCAAGCAGTTGCCCCGGTGGTTTGGACGAGGCAGCGCAAAAACATCTGTACAGTGCAATTTCAGAGAAAATCCAAAATGTCATGGAGCGCTTACGGATTTTTGCTAAAAGTTTTTCAAAGTCAAGGGATCAAAATCTTTGCTAG
- the LOC126608419 gene encoding N-acylphosphatidylethanolamine synthase-like isoform X1 has protein sequence MGRRIMEWAARSDYMGGIPRKMVLTAVGGLAKAVVSLFNSTTVHNADTLLRLVRSRPNGVPLVTVSNHMSTMDDPFLWAFKGFPITDANLSRWVLAAEDICFKNSMLSYFFRVGKCIPITRGGGIYQEHMNEALERLSEGSWLHTFPEGKVYQEDAPIRRLKWGTASLIARAPVNPIVLPIVHTGFEQVMPDKFHRGKRPPFPLWNKDIKIIVGEPMDLDLPEMRQMATSLSRNTSHSTLGWPSSCPGGLDEAAQKHLYSAISEKIQNVMERLRIFAKSFSKSRDQNLC, from the exons ATGGGTCGAAGAATCATGGAATGGGCTGCCCGGTCCGATTACATGGGCGGCATTCCGAGGAAGATGGTGTTAACGGCGGTTGGGGGTCTGGCGAAGGCCGTCGTCTCCCTCTTCAACTCCACCACCGTCCACAATGCCGACACACTTCTCCGTCTGGTCCGGTCTCGGCCTAATGGGGTCCCACTCGTGACTGTCAGCAACCACATGTCCACCATGGACGACCCCTTTTTGTGGGCTTTCAAGGGGTTCCCCATCACTGATGCGAATTTGTCGAGGTGGGTTTTGGCCGCCGAGGACATCTGCTTTAAAAATTCAATGCTTTCTTACTTCTTCAGAGTTG GAAAGTGCATTCCGATTACGCGGGGTGGCGGCATTTATCAAGAACATATGAATGAAGCTCTTGAGAGGTTGAGTGAAGGTTCATGG TTGCATACATTTCCAGAAGGAAAAGTGTACCAGGAAGATGCACCTATAAGACGATTGAAGTGGGGGACCGCTAGTCTCATTGCTCGTGCTCCTGTAAACCCTATAGTTTTGCCAATTGTGCATACTGGATTTGAACag GTGATGCCTGATAAGTTTCATCGTGGTAAAAGGCCTCCGTTTCCGTTATGGAATAAGGACATTAAGATAATAGTTGGCGAGCCAATGGACTTGGACCTTCCTGAAATGAGGCAGATGGCAACCTCTCTGTCTCGTAATACTTCACATTCTACGTTAGGATGGCCAAGCAGTTGCCCCGGTGGTTTGGACGAGGCAGCGCAAAAACATCTGTACAGTGCAATTTCAGAGAAAATCCAAAATGTCATGGAGCGCTTACGGATTTTTGCTAAAAGTTTTTCAAAGTCAAGGGATCAAAATCTTTGCTAG